In Lycium barbarum isolate Lr01 chromosome 9, ASM1917538v2, whole genome shotgun sequence, the DNA window TCGCCTTATACAATTGCAGGAGTGTGCACCATAGGGACATTTTAACTTTGTATTATGGTGCATGTCAACAAGTACTCCAATTTGAAGTAAACCTGTCTGATGTTGTCCCAGGCAGGTTTCGGACGTTAACTTCAAGAGGCAGCATCCGATATTCGATATTTAGCTCCCGGAAAATATTGATCATTCCATCAATCAATGAGGATCTTCTAGTCCATCTCTGCACCATGTCTTGATAGTTCATTTTGTGCCGTGGCCAAACTGTCATTATTAATCTGTTCATATCTTGTACATCCTTTACAACAATTACTGGCTTAGAGTACCAATACTTATGCTCACTCTCTATATACCTGTTTCATAAAACAGTAGCCAAAGAAACAATGAGTCAGATACCATATTGCTCAGTCCTTTAGCCAATGGGTTTATAGCTTTATATACGTGCCAATTTTATATCTAAACGCAGTGGATTCTGTCAAACCGCTACATCTAGTCTAGATCCACCACTGCCTTGAAGCTATAGAGACAGTAGCAAAACACATATGAACTTTATCCACATACCTCTTTATCTTTTCCTTCATAGCGTCAATCTTTTCCCAGGGAGTAGAAATATGCAGAGAGAATTCAATTTGATCTACCATATCATCACTACGGTTATAGTTACCTATGGCTTTTGTAGCTAGAACGTAGTTAGGATATGTAACCTTTTGAAAGTCGTATCTCTCGAATACAGTTGTTAGAATATTCACCTCCTCCACAACCATCTGTATTTAGACAAAATAATCAAGGAGGTAAGCTAGGTATAAATTTAGATCTCAAATGTACACAAAATGATGTGAGGCAATAAAGATGACGCTTGCCTGCACTCCATCTACTTCACAACGATCACCCACGTCAAATGGGTGCATTATAAACAGAAATATGATCGCCTCAAATACTGTCCTGCAGGTGTTTCCGAAGATGAATCCCATCACGAGCAGCTGGGAGCTCACAAGCACGAGAAGATGACCTATTTGAATCTCAAATAGGAAAAGCCAGAGGATCAATATAAGCAGGGTCACAAGAACGTTCATCAAACGATGGAGTTCCTCCACTGCTGTTTTTGCATCATTTAGAGACAATAGAATATATCTCCTTTCCTTGAAAGCCTCAACCTTAAAATGGAAAGCATCAAGGATCAATCCAACAACTCTAATGTAAAACTAATAGGGAGATTCTGGTTGAGTaaaatgatattttttttttcatttgcttCAGAAAACTAGAACTCACCGTCCAGTTGATGAAAGATTGTTGATTGATACTTGCTTCTTCTTCTATTCCTTCAAAAAGATCAATGCTCTTCAAGGCTTTTTCTTGTGCCACAAAGCATTTTAGATCGTCCAGTCGAATACTCCTTTTTGGCATGGAAAGTTCAGTGAGAAAAACAAGATGAAGTCTTAACAGCTAAACATAAATTTTACCATGGAAGGAGCACATTAAGAGCCTGGACAATTTGCAGCCCTATGTGGTTCAAGTAAGCATTTTTCTTACTCATTTATTTATCTTTCGTACATGTCTCTCACTGCATATGTTCTAAGGCAAAGTAAATGTCTATTTACATGCACAATTATTCGTCATCACCACTGTGTCTTACTTCATGTTCAATTAAGATGGTGGACCATGGACGGAGGAGGGGCCACAGAAGGCTTGCTCCGGTTTACACCATCAGGCTTAAAAGGTATGTTGGAGTACAAAAAGCTTAAGCATTCTAGTTCTTGTGTAAAACGTTAATGTGTATCCAGGTCTAGTTAACAACCTAGGAAGAGAGATATGCATGCATGTAGATATGTAATCATACAAATTTAAACTTACTCAGATCCCTTAGCGACTTTCTTGAATATCTTCCGAGCTAGCTTTTTGGCATAGCTACAAGATGATTCCTCATCCTCTTCATCACTTAAATCAGAAAAGTCTTCGTCCATAGTTGAAAGAGTGGGGATGAGCCTTCCTTGAACTAGCCTCTTAACACTCTTCTTTCCCAAGTTAGACATATAGCTCCTACTCCATTCATGTAAACAATTACTTGACTGTTTCCTCTTTCTTGCAAATCCCCAGGGGAAGTAACTAGTAGTCTTGGCCTTTtcagacatactactatttccaCCTTTTAGGGAGTCGGATAGGCTTTTTATCACATACTGCTTGATGAGATAGTCTGTGATTCTTTTAAAAAACTTCTTATTGTGAAAGGATGAAGCAAGGATCTTAACAATAATTACCTTGATGAACCAGATCAAGGAAGCCACCAAGATGCAGAGCAGACTTTTCGTTAGATATCGTAATACTTTGCTTTTCCTCTCGTAAACCATCTTCTCCACTACCAAGAAATGCCAAGCAATCACAATTAGAACTACCCACATGCAATTCTGAAAAGCCTTTTTGAGTCCATACACAAAGTAAAGAACCCTCAGCTTCTGTAAAAAACCACGTTCGATAAAGAAAACTAAAACTCGTACTGCCCAACCGCAGAGTAAATGGCCAGATATGATCACTGATAAGAAGATTTCCCACTTCCACAATGGAAGATCCCATAGTGTTAGTTTTTCCAGTTTAGAAACTGAGAAGGTACAGGCTAATGCCACCAGATCCAACATGAGACTCACcaattgcaaaactgtccacaaATTTAACTTGTTAGATATGGATTCCTCAACAATTTCTTCATGTATGAACCAGTCTTCATCATTCACTTTGTTGCTAACTTCATCCCACACTGTGTCTTCAAGCCTGGACTTCTTACGTTTAACGAGCAGCTGTGAGTTTCGTCGAGAAGTCCCTTTCCTACTGACCTCTAACATATCTGCACCAATTTCAACAACCATTTCATCGACGCTTGCACCAGCTGGCTCTTTCATTTCAAATATGGAAACGAGTGAGCGTTCATATGCGCTTTAAAATGCAGTACTGAAAAAGAATCTCATCAGGTGACCTGAAAGGCATCTTTTGACCTAAAACACCTGGAATAAAGAACCGCCACTTAAAGgaattctttcttcttttttccccTAAAAAGTCATGAGTGAAATGGAAATTTATTTTTGAACAGATACTTGTCTTGATGACGTTCATATCCATTTTCATCGAACGTCAGAGGTTGCCTGGGATGCAGACTTGCAGTTGCTAAAGACTAGAACCAGGCAGAAGAAATGCCATCAGATTCTGCAGCTAGAAATCTTTGTCTTGGGTCTTGGGGTGTGAATAGGAATTTATGTAAGGCATGTCCCACATTGGAGAAAAGATAAGAATTTGTTGGGTTTATATAAAAAGACACTTTTACGCTAACTTAAAGATAGAGTTGGGAAGAAGCAAGCCCTCGCGCTGTTGTGATTGTCGGCTTCAAATCAacacattcatttttttttttttttatgtgtaaCTTTTTCATAAAGGAAATCATTATATGAACCTATAATAACTTTAATTCAAGAATCCGAACTTGTTTAGTCATGTCTTGGACTTTGGTCAACTCTTAATTTTTTAAACTTCAAGTTTTAGTTGTAACGTTCTGAAGCACACTCGAGAACTCGTATCACCCTTACCCGCAAGTCATAAAACACCCCATGAACCTATCAGAAATCTCAAAATAGAGAAGAAGGGGTCCTAACAGTCAaaacgacctaacgggtcgttGCATTGTTTTGTTGTCTCAATTACGTTcagaaatcaagaataaataaagaaaagatAATATTTAGTACACTAGAGTTACCGTTGAAGATGATACTAAAAAAAAAGGATGGTGCATATATTCACAATTCCCATCTCACTTATGTGGAGTGAAGTGCGGAGAGAATATATGTTGATTCCACTAGATAAACATCATAGATTCTATCCCAGTTTAACGATCATTTTTTCTCTAACTATAGCTTTCAGGTGATTCTACATGCCTAACTACGGAAGAATTATATGCTAAAAGTCGAGGATATTATTTTAGAAATCTAAAGAAGTTGGAAAAATAACACGAGAAAAACATGAGTGAATTAATAATAAAATCAACAAATCCAACAGCAAACCATCAAGAATTGGGATTGCGGGTATTTATAGCTTAAACATGTATCCTGAAAAGGGTAGAAGATATATATTCAAGTTAGCAGTTGTTGGACATGTACTAACTTAAAATCTTTATCCAAACCATATAAGTTACTTACCTCTGGCATAAATTACatgaaaaatttaaagattttttttttcaagtcgcGGGTGGCCTATGTGGACCGACCCGTTTAGACGAGATAGAGGTGAGAGAAGTTACAAAAGGATAAGGGAAGTTACCACATACGGTTAATAAAAGCAGTTTATATGAAAACCACTACTCCCTCTTTTATCCAGATGAAACGAACGTTTTCTTTCTCCCTCTGTGAACTATAGATAAGCAGGGGTAGTTGATTCACTGTTTTGTTCTTAGGATTgatcaagccaaaaaaaaaaaattacttcacAACATCTTTATCAGAAGAAGTAATTCATCACAATTTGTAACTAATGAATTAATGTTGAAAAACGATGAAAGTATACAAACAAGGATACACTCAGTCATGCATGCTTGGTGTTATTGTTTAGTTTGTTTTCCAAGACGTTCAAGAGACTATATGCAGAAGATTGAATAAAACGAGACACAACCTGTAGTTAGCATGACAtgcaactttaaaaaaaaattgcttatAATATTTTGCCACTTGGAACACTTCTATTGATTATGTACCATTGGTGTTTGTTCTTTCAAACAGAGGAATAATGCCCGCATTGCAGGATTCAAGAGTTCTTTTACATGGCTACAGAAAAAGGTAAACTTGCACAACAGGGTTTAGAGTAAGAACCTTGAATGTTGTTAAAGAAAATAAAGCTGCACTGGCAGAGGATTTCTTTACTATATTATCACGTTGTGTTCGGTACGTAAGCAAAAAATTTATCCTAAAcacatttgtatataatctagacaaatattATGAGAGGTTGGGATGGTGGGGATTGATGCCACGGGGGCGAGAGTGAAGATGAGGTGCGTTGGAGGACATGTGGAATGCCTCTTGtgaaacttgttttccctacttccactaATAAAGTCATTTCTCATCTTTAATTCCCGCCGAGATAAAACGGATGGTTAATGGAAAAACCAATTCAGATAAAACAGATGGTCAACCAAACCATCCAATCGAATAAAAAAGAGGTACAAAGTGAATAGCATTAATAGATAATTGGCTACATCAATGCAAAATTCTAGGCTTGCCCAAATAGTACATTCTTCACCATGTAAATGAAGGGAGCACATATGTAGGATATGCATTGTTTTTCAAGGCAAGGGCGTGTACAGAATTATCATCTGCGACCTCTCCAAATCTGTTAAGTCCAAGTTCAGTAGCATGGATTCCACCAGTAATAAATGCTGATGCAATTCCAGCTGCATTTGCACCTTTGATATCATGGTGGAGGGAGTCCCCTATGGCAACACAATCGGAGGCATCCGCAGCAGCCATTTCCATAGCTGAATTGTATATTATCTGCAACAAGGAATCATAAGATTGTTCAATGATGTTCAGAAGAAGATTTTCATTGTGACAAAAAAGATCAGACAGCCCAATGATCATATACTGATAAGACTGCTTTCATGTTATTCCACCAATTCAAGGATAATCAGGTTAAGATCATAGGACCTTATTAAAAAGAATGATCAATTTTAAGATCATAGATTGACGAGATGAAGAACCATAAATCTTACAGGCACCACCAGTAAATAGGTTCACAAGAAATGACAATTTGTAAAaccttagaaacaaagaagaaaTGCAACTTGATGAACTGGTCTTATATTGCTTTCATTTTCCTACGTCTTGCGCTCATTTCCTTTACTAAAAATGTTTTACTATGAATTCTCTCACTCGATTTCTAAACTTATAGAACAGATAAACACAGGAAGTATCTTAGAAGAAAATAGGAAAGCATATATTGGTCACAGTTCACCTTATCAGGTTTACCCATCCATTTTACTTCACCGCCAAGTTTTTCATATGTGGCTGCCAATGTTCCTgaaaataaatccaagagaaggATCTCAGTCTTGAATCTAGAGTTGGAGAAAGACAAGGTACGAGGTGGCAGGCCATAATGTAATTAAAAGAAATGCATGAAATCAGTCTGTGTTAGAGTTAGCGGAACATTAAGAAACAAGCTAACAGTTTAATAGAAAAACTGAATGCTAACATCAATTTTGAATGCCTTTTGTTATCAAGACATGTGCCCTCTAGTATAAAGTAACTCAACCATCTAAAGCATGATCCTTACCAGGCATAACACGCAGAGCCCTAGCTTCAACAGTTACAAAATCAGGATTTGCTACTACCATGGGAATTTTCTTAGCAGCACACTGCTCCAGTATCTTCCCAAGGTCATCAAGATTCATGGGAAGTGCAGCACCAGAAGAAAGCCCCAAGGCTTCAGTTCCGTGAGCCAAAATAAAATCGGCTTCCTGAACATTTTCTACAACTTCTAGTCCGAGACCCTAAAGTAAAAAAAGGAGTGCCACTTGGTTGAAAAAGACAACATTCAAACAGGAGAGAGCGATGTAAAACTCTTCAACCTCTTGGATATTATTCTAAGGAACTCACAAAGCTTTATATACCTGAAGAGATATGGCACCCCTGTAACTCCAAGTCATGTGGATACATGATCTTCCTATGGAGGCAAACCAAGCATCATCTCTCCTGCCCATAATCAAATGTAAAGAAATACAATCACTTACATAGATGGGAAAAACATACCTTGTAAATTTCACGTTCCAAAATCTTAATTGTTTGAAGTTATATTTATAAAGATCAACAGAAAGCAAAGAGATTCTCGTAAAAGATATCTACATGCAGCAGATATGCTATTAAAAAACTCCCAAAATGATGATCAATAGAAAGTAAAGAAATTATCACACAGAAATTTACAGGCAGGCATCTTATGCTACTGAATAAATCCCAAATTGAATCAGGTGTCCAGTATCTACTTAAAAGTAAGAATATGGTAACCTTTGAAGATACTGATGTGTTAATTCCCCACTGGTGATGGCACCAATAAAGAGTGATGGATCAAATCCAAGGCTCCTCAATTTTTCCAGGGTTATAGATGCTCTTCTCGATGAATTACTAATGATTACCATCTTTGCACCAGAAGTTGCCAATTTTTCCACTGCTTAACATCATCAGTTACCCACTAAGGAAAAACTAAAATGGTAAGGAACAACTGAAAGTATATCTGACAAGATTACCAAAATTTCAAATGTTAAAACGTACATGTCGAAATGGCACCAGGATAAGGTTGTTTCCCATCATGAAGCACGCCAAACTGATCCAGAAACCATGCCTGAAGACAAGTTACAGTAGAATCTTTAGAAAGATACAATGAAAGAGTTCTTGAACTGCTCAATTACAACATTAAAACCTTAGAAATGTGCAGTTGCATCTCATGTATAACACGATTAAAGACCAACCACCTTACTTGCAGCTCCAATGAGCATCTCTACAACCCAATATCCTCTGTTCATCTCATTTAGAGGAAATATACAGTAAAAACATTTAAGTAGTACAATTATTTAACTGATACTGCAGTATGGCATGTGTTTGGTATAGACTAAAATATTTTCGTTAATGATTAATCAAAATGCTTCTAAATAAAAACATTTTATAGAAAACCAGGGAAAATGACTTACGTCATTGCCTTTTTAGCTATTGATCCATCTATCCTTTTTCAATCAAAATATTAACATTATTAGCAACCTTCAATACTCAAATATCACCAAGAAACCACCCTTGTCCCCAAATCTCTACATCCTACTATTAGTATAAGTAGGCGTTAGTGTACTTACGAGGTCCCTATATGTATAGAGGATTGGACCTCTTTTCTTGAGAACCATATTTTGATGTAGGTTCTCTtctttggtatatggcttgtataCGGAGTTTCCCCAATTGTcaataaaattatttaccttatcaaaaaaaaaaaaaaaagtataagtaggcgtttggccatagaaaccaaatactttttcactttatttggaatttttgaagttggagttgtgtttggttatagtttttgcaactaatatttggttgtttgaatgtactttttctaataaaca includes these proteins:
- the LOC132608985 gene encoding mechanosensitive ion channel protein 6-like isoform X1, which codes for MKEPAGASVDEMVVEIGADMLEVSRKGTSRRNSQLLVKRKKSRLEDTVWDEVSNKVNDEDWFIHEEIVEESISNKLNLWTVLQLVSLMLDLVALACTFSVSKLEKLTLWDLPLWKWEIFLSVIISGHLLCGWAVRVLVFFIERGFLQKLRVLYFVYGLKKAFQNCMWVVLIVIAWHFLVVEKMVYERKSKVLRYLTKSLLCILVASLIWFIKVIIVKILASSFHNKKFFKRITDYLIKQYVIKSLSDSLKGGNSSMSEKAKTTSYFPWGFARKRKQSSNCLHEWSRSYMSNLGKKSVKRLVQGRLIPTLSTMDEDFSDLSDEEDEESSCSYAKKLARKIFKKVAKGSESIRLDDLKCFVAQEKALKSIDLFEGIEEEASINQQSFINWTVEAFKERRYILLSLNDAKTAVEELHRLMNVLVTLLILILWLFLFEIQIGHLLVLVSSQLLVMGFIFGNTCRTVFEAIIFLFIMHPFDVGDRCEVDGVQMVVEEVNILTTVFERYDFQKVTYPNYVLATKAIGNYNRSDDMVDQIEFSLHISTPWEKIDAMKEKIKRYIESEHKYWYSKPVIVVKDVQDMNRLIMTVWPRHKMNYQDMVQRWTRRSSLIDGMINIFRELNIEYRMLPLEVNVRNLPGTTSDRFTSNWSTC
- the LOC132608985 gene encoding mechanosensitive ion channel protein 5-like isoform X2, whose translation is MKEPAGASVDEMVVEIGADMLEVSRKGTSRRNSQLLVKRKKSRLEDTVWDEVSNKVNDEDWFIHEEIVEESISNKLNLWTVLQLVSLMLDLVALACTFSVSKLEKLTLWDLPLWKWEIFLSVIISGHLLCGWAVRVLVFFIERGFLQKLRVLYFVYGLKKAFQNCMWVVLIVIAWHFLVVEKMVYERKSKVLRYLTKSLLCILVASLIWFIKVIIVKILASSFHNKKFFKRITDYLIKQYVIKSLSDSLKGGNSSMSEKAKTTSYFPWGFARKRKQSSNCLHEWSRSYMSNLGKKSVKRLVQGRLIPTLSTMDEDFSDLSDEEDEESSCSYAKKLARKIFKKVAKGSESIRLDDLKCFVAQEKALKSIDLFEGIEEEASINQQSFINWTVEAFKERRYILLSLNDAKTAVEELHRLMNVLVTLLILILWLFLFEIQIGHLLVLVSSQLLVMGFIFGNTCRTVFEAIIFLFIMHPFDVGDRCEVDGVQMVVEEVNILTTVFERYDFQKVYRE
- the LOC132608989 gene encoding uncharacterized protein LOC132608989; protein product: MMGRCLSVQSSNRNELKFQTLNGIQQLAETCRFKAWFLDQFGVLHDGKQPYPGAISTLEKLATSGAKMVIISNSSRRASITLEKLRSLGFDPSLFIGAITSGELTHQYLQRRDDAWFASIGRSCIHMTWSYRGAISLQGLGLEVVENVQEADFILAHGTEALGLSSGAALPMNLDDLGKILEQCAAKKIPMVVANPDFVTVEARALRVMPGTLAATYEKLGGEVKWMGKPDKIIYNSAMEMAAADASDCVAIGDSLHHDIKGANAAGIASAFITGGIHATELGLNRFGEVADDNSVHALALKNNAYPTYVLPSFTW